The stretch of DNA AGCAAGAAGGATTGGCTTGAAGGCATTTGATGTTTGTAAATAAATCCACAATAGGATCCAAGCTGAAGAGGTGATACATGATCAGCCTACTAGGACAATTCTGAGCATGTGCATATGCAGGTAAAGTCCAGgctacattaaattaaaaaaaaagaaaagtcagtgCATTTGTCAAAGTCTGTtgctgttggtttgtttgtttttgtttgtttggttgtttttttcctttttttttttttttttttttgtcaaagcTTTCTTTTGCTCCTTATTGTGCGGACCACAAACAAATAAGAAAGGGGTAACAACAGTCCGGcataaatgagaaaaagctgTAGTGACACTGAACCGCACAATGTAAGCAATAAGCATGTGCAAATTTCCAAATCATAAGAGGAAGCCATCCCTCTCTTAACATGTTTGAGTGTTTGGACACACATGACTGTAGGTTAGTAAGGCTGCTCCTAGTATGTGCCAGTATTTaagagggaggggggaaagctCAGGTCTTCAAGCATGTGGAGCAGTCCTACAATGTTACTGCAGGCTTCAAAGCATGATCACAGgttgttttcatttattcacCATACAGGCAAGAGCAAAACCACTTTCTCTGAAAGCGTCTCCACTACGATGCCTTGACCTTCAACACGGCAGGTATGGTTCAAAACCCAAGTCAAGTCAGCTTCTTATGGATTCCTTCAACGAGAGGGGCAAGATGGTCTGTCGTCTGTGGTTTGATCTGGGTTTGGATCAATCTAaacaaaagagggaaagaaCCCAACAACCCAAGTTATTTTTACCAATtgctaaaaaataaaccaatctgaacaaaaacccaccaaaactgATGAGTCTAAGACAATCAGTGATAAATGGCATTCCCAATCCAAAGGTTATTTGAGTAACTGAAATACCGCTACACAATTAGATGAACTTCCAATGACAAACTAGTAACTTAATGGAAAACTTTAAGCTACAGGTTGATGGCAATTTAAAGATAAGCAcaaagaagtaataaaaaaattggaaaatccTGTTTTAgtagcacagaaatatttttatttatttattgtacaCAAAAAGACAACCTGGCTCATCACTAAACATGTAACTTAAAACATTACATTGATTTCAGAAGATGTTTTGCTTAGAAAGGCACAAAATTATTCGTAAGATCTCCTTCTACTTAATTTACAGGTAATTAATCCTCAAACACCCCATAAAATGTCTTGGAAGTTCATGTGTTCCACACATTATGTCTTCTTCCTTTCTACAAAAGGAATGGGTGAAGAACACGCTAACTTAATGGTAAGTCTTGTATATAGTTTAGTCAGTTAATTTTAGAAAGCCATTTTTTAGGACAAAGGAAAGACTTCTTTCTAAATCTCTAAACAAAAGGGCCTGAGTTGTATTCTAGTGTTAAGCTATGGAAGAGTTTTCAGATAAGACTCCAGCAGACAAAAAACACATCACTCACTGCCCACTCAATCACTTAATGGCAGGTAAGTgtttcaagaggaaaagaaaaaaaatcaagagtgGGTGAAAGCCAGGCAAGCTTTAGCCAAAGGACACTATTCTGTTCTATACCACttcttttctctcaaaaaataTGAACATTGAGAGCTTTTGAAGTCATGTCCCAGTTACTGAGCGGCTTTCACAGAACTTAAAACTGCAGACAGAAATGCTGAAACTGTGCATTTAGAGAAACCTATGTCAGAAAGAATACCTTTGCAACTTCTCTACATAGAACTTCTGAAAGCAGCAGATACACAGAACCTAAAATAAACAGTACTTTTATAAAGTAGAGGTGAAAAACATTAGCAGGTTGTGCATCTGTACACTTAAAATGTTGGTGTTCACCAAtgtatgtattatatatataatgcaaGGTTTTAATGAAGTTGCCCAGAAGGAGCATAACAGCTTGGAAATTTCTACAAAGCGTTAGAATAGTGAAGAATCCTGAAAAATTATTGATGCAATTTACCTGCACTTTGCTAAAGCAAAGTTTCCTTATCCCCTgttcataattttaattattcttcctgttttttataaagcagaaacactttcctacattttttccacacaatctgaaaaacactgaattCGTGATTATATTCTGAGGTACCTACTTCTGAATAGAGGGGTGGAGGCAGAAAACGGAACTCCTGGATATATGCAAACAATGGTCCTGGAAGTGCCCTCTCAAAGTCATCACAAGCACCTAAGGGTGCAAGGCTGGACTGTCGTTGTTCCTCTGTGACCACTTCTGCATAgctgggaggtgctgcagggaaaaGGCACACGCAGTTCGAACAACAAGTTCTTATGCATGTCAGAACATATAACatgataaatattaaaacttttATCATTGTAAAGTGTAAAATGCAGGTAGATAAGTAACTTCAGTGATTTTTCCACAGTTCTTGAACATTGAAAGGGAGGGTAGGCTGTTAGGGTTTACTTTAAGACTATGCTCAAATCCAACAGCAGACTGACAGCTGTTTATTGTGGTTAAATATCTCTTAAAATTTAATGCACacttaaaatactgaatttctgTAAAGGCAGGAATATTAGCATAATGCATTTCTTTGGGTTCCACAAATTAGAGTCTGAGATTTGCACACAAAACACCCCAGGTACTTATATgcaaaaagagggaaagagataCAGAGTTTCTCCTTTGACAAAAGATTCCCACTGCAATGGATTACACTATCTTTTCACAAAGCCTTGGATACTAAGGATGGTAAAGGTTGCCTGCCTTAACTGCTACTTTGACAGGTTACAATGCCTTATAACCAAGGATGCAATTGGGATACTGGAGGCAGGATTAATTCTGCCCAGGTACAATGGCATTCCATGCTTTCGCCTGTGCCAGTGTCCAAAACAGCTGGATTCTACTGCTTGTCCCCAAGAGAGGAAGACAGGGAGGAAACTCTGTTCTTCTACACAGGACAGGCAGGTGGTAAGGAAACATCCACAAGGGATTTCCTGTGGGCTTTATTACGAGGGATGTAATTTGTGTCTGTTTGCATGACAGCAATGAATAAAgcagacaaaaatcaaaacagactTGTTTTGTCAGGTTACCTTCTGGTCTTTCAGGCAGTGTCAGACCAAGCCAATTCATGTTCATGCTACACTGGCTGCTCACACTTGATGTTCTGCTACCAAACGGGTGTAGAGGAATGGTGCCAATGACCAGTGGTAAGTTGAGGAATAAATCCATGGCGCCCGGAATATCAACATATACCTAAAGAACATCAAAGAGGTGTATGATTAAAAATAGGTTTGTACCTGCACTTCATAATTATCAGACTAAAATCTCCACCCATGGAATTCTTCACAAGGAACTGAAggttcttttgtttggtttggagcCAATGTCCCTAGAGAGACAAAAAGCTCCTCAAGTCAAAAGCAGCTCAAGATTCTTAACATGAGCCCTCACTTGGAAATGTTGCCTACTCATAACACATTTGCTTATCTAGCATGGCACAACTGCTTTATAGAACATGCAAGatttaaattgaatttatttacagaatttttgTCAGGACGCTAATGGTAGgttatgtatttcttttctaacTAGTTAGCAGCACACAATGTTTTGCTAAAAATCTGCAAGGAATAATGGAAACTACTCATGCTCAAGTGAAACAAACCACCCAACATACCATCAATGAATACTCCACACGAATTATACTACAGTCAAGGATTGAAGGGGAAACAGGTGGAATTTTCAACTGTTTGCCATTCCAGGTTTCCGTTTTGCCAGATGACAAGGATTCCCCGCGCAGGTTGGCAACAAGCTGTTTGacttccttcattttccctttggCATAAAATGCCTGTGTTTGGTAAATGGCTGCCTTTGGCACCACCACACGGGAAGAGCAGTTCTCAATCTCAGCAAAGATCTGAATTGACTcacctgaaacaaaacaatttcaTGTTCTCTTTATATTTGCATGACAACTGAAGCAAATTGCCACATACTGTATTGTTGTAATGCGCTAGCAATGCTCTACACTTTGAACAACACCCACTGATGTTAACAGGAATAAGGTCAGCATGAGATACTTCTGGCAGAAAAATGCACAGGTCTAGTAGAAGCAGATGCCCTTTGACAATCTGGAGACACAGCAAGTTAACAAAGCCAGTTGTTTAGAAATAGCAAGCTTGATGAATGCAAACTGAGATGGTAAGAATagttaaaatgtttcttttacatAACAGCAGTTAAGTACAAAGTGTCATtttaaaagggaaggaaaaacatttcctaTAATTACTTCTGTTACATACCTGGGGTGTAGCCCTTCCTTTCAATTTTGGCACTTAAGGATATTGGGCCTGAGGTACAAAACCAACAACAgagagttttttcttttgtgcctGCTTGGGGtgactgcaagaaaaaaaacaacattgtCCATTCAATTGAGAGCTCCATTACTCTTTTGACCTATTCTAATCAAGaccaaaaaattattttaataatgtacTTATTACACATTTTGATAAGTATAGCTAGTTTTATTTAGAGGAAGAATTCTCAAGCAAAATGCACTATGCAAACTGTAAGGTGTATTCTAATTCCATACTaacactgctttttttgttaCACTTCATACTACAGGCACATTTAGAACAGGTTTTTATACACAAATATAACATAACTTATGAAAAGGTTTTATAGCCTATATATCTCAACATACTGTTGGAAGAGCttttaatttatcattaaaCTAGAAGGTCTTTTCAGTACACTATTTCAGAAACAATAACTAAGTTGAAATACCGTAACCTTGACTCCTGCTATTTCCTGTTGCAAAGAGATCCTGTTTCATCTATATTAAACAGACTTTGTTATTTTACATTACACCAGGATTTAGGACTTGATCCAAAGCCCATTAAAGTCAAATGAGAGTTTTTTGATTTTAAGGGTATTTGTGCAAGACCAATGTCCCTTTGCAAGTCTGATTTTTCACCCATACACACAAGAAACCTATTTCAATGGACTTTGAGGTTTTCCACACCATCCCCCCCCATAAGGGGGCATCTGAAGAAGTGGGGGTGGGGAATGGAATTTTAGGCCAGATTGAAATCAAATCCTCATTGAAAGCAGTTGTgatactgaaattattttaatgaaatgacatttcagaaaaagattatAGAGAATTGTGATAATTTCTCCCCACTGGTAGAAAATTATCCATATGGAAAATATCAATTATGCACACCAGtatattttttactttgcatttttaagttaGCAGTCTGTCATAATTCTTGAAAATTTCACTGTTCCTTCTTTATTCAAAGAGGAACAGTTCAGTTCGcaaaattttccttcttaacAATTTAGTATTATCAATTTAAATTGATAAAACCATTTTACATATCTTAAAAGTGAAGCAACTCCAAGTACAGGAAAACATAGCTTTCAAAATATCAGAGCTGCTGAACTAATGAAATACTGAGATGATTTGCCATAACTAAAGTAGCAAATAAGTATTAGATAAAATTAGATGTGGATAGTATTTCAGTTACtatacttcattattttttatgccaggaacaaaaaatgaataattctGTCAATTCTTACCAGTAATGAAGGAGTGTTGATATCTATATGTTCAAAGACTGTAAATTCCTTCTTTAATTTTACTGGTAGAAACCAAGGCCTATGCAATTCGGCTTTCACCCAATAGCGCACACTGCCATGTCTGCCTTCGAATGAGGTAGCAAGTGGTCTGTGCAGGACACAAAGGTCAAAATTGAATTGATCAGGTCAGGGATTAGTATAtagaactgcatttttaatgcaCTGTAGTACTTAATGAAGAGTAACTTATTTGCAAAGTTTCCATATCTCAGAAAAATTCAAGAttaaaaatgggagaaaaaatcATCTCCAATTCATCCTACTGTAGTTTTGCATAGATTTTAAGAATCAATTAAAGAATTGTACTAGAAAATGCCAGGAGAGCACACATTTCCTTTAAACTGAAGAGGCTACTTTCACATCTAGAGTAAAGCATGCAATTTCAAGGCTAAAATTTGATTACCAACCTAAAATTAGCATTGGTATAAACCATTTACAGTTTTGGATATTGCATTTTGTAAATCATTGTCTATTACTTACTTGGCCAGTAGCTCAGTATGGGGTTAACTTTAACTGTAACTCAGCGTTTTTGTAGTTAGTTTCATCTTAAAGCAGAGCAAATATTCCAACTTGAGAGTTCTGAAGAGAGAGGCTATTCTGAGCACCTTCTAATTTTCCTCTACCTTGATGAGACCAGCTTAAAACATTTATAATACATAAGGATGTACAATAGAAGCATATATATAcgtacatatatatacacatgaaATCATCAAGACTACCCGACTCTGAACTTTGATACATCAAGTAAGTCTATTTTAGGAGTTGGAAGAGAGATAATGTGGAAAGGTTTTCCAGACCTTTAAGCGTTGCCTTTTTTACTGTAATATTCTAAAACGCAACACAAAGTAT from Chiroxiphia lanceolata isolate bChiLan1 chromosome Z, bChiLan1.pri, whole genome shotgun sequence encodes:
- the ARRDC3 gene encoding arrestin domain-containing protein 3; translation: MVLGKVKSLTISFDCLNDSNVPVYSSGDTVSGRVSLEVTGEIRVKSLKIHARGHAKVRWTESRNAGSNTAYTQNYTEEVEYFNHKDILIGHERDDDNSEEGLHTILSGRHEYAFSFELPQTPLATSFEGRHGSVRYWVKAELHRPWFLPVKLKKEFTVFEHIDINTPSLLSPQAGTKEKTLCCWFCTSGPISLSAKIERKGYTPGESIQIFAEIENCSSRVVVPKAAIYQTQAFYAKGKMKEVKQLVANLRGESLSSGKTETWNGKQLKIPPVSPSILDCSIIRVEYSLMVYVDIPGAMDLFLNLPLVIGTIPLHPFGSRTSSVSSQCSMNMNWLGLTLPERPEAPPSYAEVVTEEQRQSSLAPLGACDDFERALPGPLFAYIQEFRFLPPPLYSEIDPNPDQTTDDRPSCPSR